In Nonlabens agnitus, the DNA window AGCTGCAAAAAAATAGTGGTTTGTTGAGTTCGCTTTCGCGAAAGCGAACTAAAAATATCATCTTGCCCTACGCAACCTTTTGAGGAATGGATCATCTATAGAGAAACCAATCTATGAAAGCTGTTCGTGTTTACTCCATTCTATTGGGCCTGGTACTATTAACCACGGCTTTCCAGTGCGACGAAGATTCTGTTTTTAATCAAGACCTTGTGGGCACTTGGGAACATGTCACCACCGATGGTGATATTGAACGAAAGGAGTTTTTCAATTTTAGGGCTGATGGTACCTACATCTACAGCGTTACGGGAATCGATCTCGGCACCCAAGAGGTTCTGGGTTTCCAGAAGTATGAAGAAGGTCGATGGGTTGCCATCAATGGCAACAAACTCGAGCTTTATCTGGAGGTATTTGAGATAAGTACCGATGGTGGTTATACTACAAGGGAAAATCTTGAACGAACCAATTCTGGAGATCCAGTTTATTTCTACACTTTAAATGAATCAGGTCAAGAATTAACTCTTGAACCTGATTGCCCACCAAATGCCAGCTGTATTGGCCCTGTCACCTACCTGAGAATCGTACAAGAAATCTAGAAGCTTACCTGCCGCCATTCGCACGCAAATCTGCCAGACATTGTGCATCGAGTTGTGGTATGCTGCTCATGTTCATCATGTTTAGAACATTACCACCGTTAATTTCAAAAAACATCAAACAACCCTGTACATCGCAATGATTCTCGTTATCGGCATCTTCATGCTGGCTTTGTAAAGGTGTACCTAGATTGACTAAGCCCATAAGATGGGTAAACTCATGGTTGTAAACCGTGGTTTCCAGATTCACTCGTGATGGCTGATTCAAACCACCGCTAAAACGCTCGATGGTACTTTGATAGATGACCAGCGATGTGTTGCGATACGCGGTTCCCAAAACCACAGAATTACCTTCATCTCTTTCATTAGGTTTATCTGCCACAATGATGCTCACGGCGATAGTATTATCTCTAGTAAAACTCGTTCTGTTCGCTTGTTCCAGATCGTCAATTTCTTCTATAGTGTAGTTCTCTCCAGTGCTGTCTGTAATGTTGCGTTCAATGATGGTAATACCATCAGGTTTATTAAGTCGCTCTTGCAAAAACGTTCTTAGGTTCACTAGCGTTTCCGTTTCTGGTCTTGCACCGTTGATATAGATCACCTCAATCTCAAGTTGATCATATTCTGCAGATCTTAGTAGCTCTTCTGCACTGGCACCGGTAGCCCTTAGGTTAGCATTTCCATTGCCTGCGTTGTTACCGTTATCCACATGATTATTACCATCATCGCTGGAGCAACCCATTAGACTGATGGCGAATAAAAGCGTTATTAATTTTTTCATTTTTAAGTATTATAGTTACAAATTAGGTGGATCACACCTAAAAGCCAAAAGCTTCTTTTTAAATTGCCATAACTTTAAGAAATGGCCTTGAGCCCTGCATGATTTCACCAGAAGATCTTCCATCATTAGCTGCACAACGCAAAAAAGAGAATGTCGCCTTTTTTAAGAAATTGAAGCGCAAAGCGCCTAAGAATCTGGATTCCATTACTCAAGAACTTCACGATGAAGCCTTTGAAGAAATAGATTGCCTTACTTGCGCCAACTGTTGCAAAACCACTGGACCATTATTTACGCAAAATGACATCAACCGGATTGCAAAACACTTCAAAATGAAGCCAGCAGCCTTTATCGATACCTATTTGCGCATTGACGAGGATCAGGATTATGTGTTACAAACGGTTCCTTGTCCCTTTTTAGGCGCTGATAATTATTGTGGGATTTATGAAGTTCGTCCTAAAGCCTGTAGTGAGTATCCACATACAGATCGCAGGAAGCTTACACAGATCGCATCGCTCACCATTGCCAATACTTTTATCTGCCCTGCTGCCTTTCAGGTGGTAGAGCGCATGAAGGAATTGATTAAATCCTGATTTGTAATATTTTACCTATTAAATTCCTACAATATTTGTCACGATATAGCTAAGGTTAGTTAAATATCAATATCAAATTACACTGTTGAATTATCTTCCGCACGTGAAAAAAATAACCCTTTTATTATTGATAGCGATCGCAGCAGTTTCCTGTACAACTAGGGAGCCAAGCATTACTGAAGTAGTCCAAAGAGACTACCTTACTCAGTTGATCGATCAACCGGCAACTGATAAAGTTCAAGTGATCAATTTTTGGGCAACCTGGTGTCTACCTTGTGTGGAAGAATTGCCAGCCTTTGTTGCCATTGATGACAATGAAAAGGTCGAGGTGATTTTAATCAGTCTTGACGATGTTGAAAATGTGGAGGAATTGGTCAATCCCTTTCTACAAGAAAACAACATTACCGCAACCGTCAAATTGTTGGACGATCCCTATGCGGCAGAATGGATTCCTATGGTAGATCAGCATTGGGATGGAGCCATTCCAGCGACATTGATTCAAAAAGGCTCAAAAAAAATGTTCTATAACACTTCTTTCACTGCTACAGAGTTGGAAGAAGAAGTCAATAAATTTCTATGAAAACGCTCAAAATATTAACTGTTGTATGCTTGATTGCACTATCGGCGGCGATCCTTTTTGGTGTGATGGATTACACGTCATCAGATCAATTATACGCCGACAATCCTGAGAAGGACCGCGATACCGAAGTTGTCGATGAAGATCCCAATTATGAAATCGATCAAGTTGAGGAACTAGCAGGCTATCAAATAGGTGATGTAGCAACCGACTTTAAATTGAAAAATATCGATGGTACCTATAAATCATTGAGTGATTACCCAAAAGCGCAAGGTTTTATCGTCATTTTTACCTGTAATCACTGCCCATATAGCAAAGCCTATGAAGATAGGATTATCGCCATTGATAAAGAATACAAAAAGAAGGGTTATCCAGTGATCGCTATCAATCCCAATAATCCAGAGTTATATCCAGAGGATAGCTTTGAGAACATGAAAAAACGTGCGAGAGAAAAGGGATTTACGTTTCCTTATTTATTTGATGAAAAGCAAGACATCTATCCGCAATACGGCGCGACTAAAACACCTCATGTATTCCTGTTGAAAAAAGAAAGTGACAAAAACGTGGTACGTTATATAGGTGCCATCGATGATAACCATAAAGATGCCAGCGCGGTTAAAAACCACTTTTTGAGAGATGCCCTGGATGCACTGCTTAACAACAGAGAGATTGAGCCTAAAACTACCGTGGCGATAGGTTGTTCCATCAAAAAGTAGAGGGCTAGGCTTCTTCTCCATTTCCTCTCAACCCACAAGATTATGCGTATTTTTGCATAAACAGTTGACATGGTATTAGAGCAATATTATACAAAATGTCTGGCGCAGGGAACCTATTATATTTCTTCGGGAAACGAGGCTGCGGTAATTGATCCTTTAAGGGAAGTACAGCAATACATTGATCGCGCGAGCGAGGATAATGCCACTATTAAATATATTTTTTTAACCCATTTTCATGCAGATTTTGTGAGCGGTCATGTAGACCTTGCTCAAAAAACAGGTGCCACGATTGTTATAGGTCCCAATGCTGAGACGAGTTACGCTTTCGCGAAAGCGAGACACCATCAATCTTTCTCCATTGGAAACGTCAGTATTACCTTGCTACATACACCTGGTCACACGATGGAATCTTCCTGCTACTTATTAAAAGATAATACTGGCAAAGCCAAAGCGCTTTTTACCGGAGATACCTTGTTTATAGGTGATGTGGGAAGACCAGATCTTGCCGTAAAATCTGATTTGACCAAGGAAGACCTTGCAAGATTATTATATGATTCATTGCGCAATGTCATCATGCCATTGCCAGATCATGTTATTGTATATCCAGCTCATGGTGCTGGTAGTGCTTGTGGTAAAAATATGAGCAGCGAGACTAGCGATTCTTTAGGCAATCAAAAAGCTACCAACTATGCTCTTGCAGCAGATTTGAGTAAAGAAGACTTTGTTAAAGAGGTCACCCAAGGTATTGCGCCACCACCAGCCTATTTCCCTATGAACGTCCAGATGAATCGTGGTGTCAACTCTAGCATCGACGAGGTGCTGAGACGTGGATTAACGGCCATCAAACCCAAAGCCTTTAAAAGCCTAGCAGAAGATGAGGCTTATTTAGTCCTCGATGTTAGAAGCCCGCAAGAATTTACCGCAGGTCACATTGAAGGATCGTGGTTTATAGGACTTGATGGACAGTTTGCACCATGGGTAGGTTCATTGATTCAGGATATTGATCAAAAAATAGTTCTAGTAGCGCCAGATGGACGTGAAGAAGAAGCGGTTACCAGACTGGCCAGAGTAGGCTATGATAACGTAAACGGATTTTTGCAAGGAGGTTTTGAGGCCTGGCGAGAAGCTGGATTTAAAGTGGAGACTATTGAAAATATCTCGGCAGCTGACTTTGTTAGAAAACTAGAGCAAGGTCAGGTACAACAAGTTCTTGATGTAAGAAAACCTGTGGAATATCAAAAATCCCACTTGAAAAATGTCCCTTTGTATACCTTAGACGAGGCGCACGATAATATCAAAAAACTGAAAGCAGATACCACTTACCATGTTCACTGTGCTGGCGGATATAGATCTGTGATATATGCGAGTATGGCACAGTCTCAAGGACTTAAAAACATGATTAACGTAGAAGGTGGTTATGGAGCCATCAAAAACATTGCGGGTGCACCCGTAGAAACCCAAGCATTATGAAAAATCTAAGCAATCAAGAGTGGAAAGAGTTGACTGAAAAAGATGACAACAAAGTCATCTTAGACGTTCGTACCGATGAAGAAGTAGCAGAAGGAATCATTCCTGGAGCCCAGCAACTGGACTTATACCAGCCACAAGAATTTATGAACGGAATCCAAGAAATGGACGCCTCTAAAAATTATTACGTTTACTGTAGAGCAGGCAGTCGTAGTGTACAGGCTTGCCAGATCATGAAGCAGGCAGGACTTGATAACCTCTACAATTTAACTGGTGGTTACAGCAATTGGGATGGTGATACCGTTATTCCTGAATAAACATACCGATTCCCATTATTAATTTCTATTCCATATTGTTATATGAATCTATCTAAAATACCACAGCTTCAACATCTAGACGCTAACAACTTTTTTCTACTCTCTGGACCTTGTGCCATTGAAAGTGAAGAAATGGCGTTGCGAATTGCAGAGAAAGTGGTGGAAATCACGGCGAAGCTTGAGATACCTTACGTTTTCAAAGGAAGTTTCAAGAAAGCTAACCGCAGTAGAATCGATAGTTTCACGGGAATAGGTGATGAAAAAGCCTTAAAGATCTTGCGCAAAGTGAGCGAGACTTTTAACGTTCCTACCGTCACTGATATTCATGAAGTAAGTGATGCCGCCATGGCTGCAGAATATGTAGATGTACTGCAAATCCCTGCGTTTCTTGTACGACAGACAGACCTTGTGGTCGCCGCTGCAGAAACGGGTAAGGTCGTGAATCTTAAGAAGGGACAATTTATGTCTCCAGAGAGCATGAAACACGCCGCAATGAAAGTAACTGATTCTGGAAACGAACAAGTGATGATTACAGATCGTGGAACCATGTTCGGTTATCAAGATATGATTGTAGATTTTAGAGGTATTCCTACCATGCGCCAGTATGCACCAACAGTTCTAGATGTCACACATAGTTTGCAGCAGCCCAATCAATCAAGTGGTGTTACCGGAGGCCGCCCAGATATGATTGAAACCATTGCACGTGCAGGTATTGTCAACCAAGTGGACGGTCTATTTATCGAAACACACTTTGATCCCGCTAATGCTAAAAGCGATGGAGCAAACATGCTGGACTTAAAATATTTGGAGGGTTTGCTGACTAGGTTAGTAAGCATTAGAAAAACCATCAACTCTTTTGAATAAGATAGATGCTGGCAAAAAAGTGAATAGTTATAGGGGTTTCGTTAGACATAGTCTTGCTAAATAACCGTTTAAATAGCTTTTGAACACCTAAAATAGAGCTATTTGAGCTTCATTCACGACCATATTTTCTTCACAAAATCAAAATAATTTGAAGTAAGCTTCATTTTAACGAGTGATTGTATCGATTAAAGTTATTTTTCATAGTCCTACGTCGATTAATTAATTTTTCAAAGTGATTTGTAAGTAACAAATTTACTTTTGTAGTTACTAAATTGACCCAAATGAAAAATATCTTTACTCTAATAATGGCCGTAACCCTATCTACAGGCTTTTTTGCACAAGCGCAAATTGGGGTTAATACAAATGCTCCAACCGCAAACCTTGACGTCAATGGTACCCTAAGGGTAAGAAGCTTGGATAAGACTAACGAAAGCTTTCAGGCGACTGGAGATGTAGTTTACATCATGGGTGTGGATGCTAATGGTAAGGTAATCCCGATTGAAATTGATGAAAATATTGTGTTAGAAGGCAACAAGCTTAGAGTTCAACTTCCAGAAGTTGAAACATCAATAGCCGAATTACCTAACGGAACTAATTTAGAAGATAATTATGCTCCTGGCGAGAATGGAGTCATAAACGATTTAGATTTAGGTATAGTTATTTTACCAGGAGACCGTCGAGGTACCTGGCCGGTAATTAGACTGCCAAATGGCGATAACGATGCTAAAGTAGATATTACAGGTTTTAAAGCAGTCCCAGATGGTACTATGGCTTTTATATATCCAACCTCTGGTGATATTCAATTAAAAAAAGATAGCGATGAATCACAGCCAGAAAATAGAATTGCTGGAGAAAATGATCATAATATAAAGAAAAACGAAATGATGTTGCTCATGTATGATGGCGAGATCAAAAAGTGGATTGTTGTATCGAAGCATTAGATGAATTAACATCTTATGGAATTATAGAAAAAGCCTTGACAAAAACTGTCAAGGCTTTTTTATGTGGTGTAGTTCTTATTTGCCATTTTGATTTCATGAATAGCATCACAACTATCCTATTCCAAACTAAAGAGCTTATGTTACTCTAGTGCGATAGAAAGCCAAAATATCAAAATTGAAAGAGCGATTATAGAGCATTAGATTGATAGGTCTTTCACTTTAGTAAGCGTGGTAAATAGAAATTACGGGATGTCACCAGAGATTAAGACTTATACTATTTGCCTATTTAATATTCTTAAATATTTTGCTTAAGAAATCTTCACTCTTAAAAGGCTTGATAAGATAGTCGTTCATTGAAGAATTCTTCATACGTTCTTCAATTTCTATCTGTTCCACAGCCGTTAGAGCGATGATAGGAACCTCAGGTCTAAATTCTCTAATCTTTATTGTTGCTTCAAACCCATCCATTCCTGGCGGCATGTTGATATCCATTAATATCAAATCATATTCATTTTCCCTTGCCTTTTCAATGGCCATAGCGCCTGAATCTGCTAAATCATAATCTCCATTTAGCCCTTTAATAATCTTTTTCGTCACAAGCTGATTTATTTTATTGTCTTCAACAATGAGCACCTTTAAACCGTTCAGAGTCTTAGAGCGAGAAATATTCTTTTCAGTCTTCTTTTCTTTTATAACATCGACTCTTTGCAATCTTAGTTCGAATTTGACTTCAGTTCCATTGCCTCGCTCACTTTGAACACTTAGTTGAGAGTCTTGCAATTCTAAAATTTTATTAGAAATAGGCAACCCTAAGCCCGTTCCTTCATTTTCTTCATTGTGATTGATAAATTTATTTTCGTCAAACAAATCCTTTAGTTTTCTTTTCTCAATTCCTTTTCCAGTATCTTTTATTGAAAACTCAAGTAAATCAAAATGCTCTTCACTTCTAACTTTAGAGATATTCAACGTAACAACACCATTTTTAGTGAATTTATTAGAATTACCCAAAACATTGATAAGTACCTGCATTAGCTTGACGGCGTCTCCATTATACACCTGTTTGACATCCTGCGTAATTTTTATTTTGAAAGTATTCGTATGGTGTGGCATGATAAACTTTGCAGACTCAACCGCATGATGAGAAAGTTCTCGAATATCAAAATTCTCTTGAGCCAAGGTTAGATTGGATGATCTGTTGAGCTTATTCATCTCTAGGACATTATTTATCAGGGATAATAAATAATCTGCACTATATTTTAGAGATTGAACGTTCTTTTTATTCTCTCCCTTGATGTCTTTATCGTCAATCAACATGTTAGAAATTCCTACGATACCATACATAGGAGTTCTTAATTCATGGCTAATTCTGGAGAACAGAGCATTTCTTGCAACGAGCAATTGATCGCTTTTTTCCTTCTCCTTCAAGTAGATTGTGTTTTTGACAACTAACTCCTTATTCAATTTTTTTCGCCTATTGAATCCTATAAAGAGCGCTATGATTAGAATGATGGCAATGAATAAAGCGATCGACGACCACAGGACCGTATTTTCTTGAAGCGCCTTCGCACGAATGTTCTCTGCTTTTAGTTGTTCAGCCTCCATTTCTGCCTGCATCCTGCGCTCCACTTCGTCCACATTAAATTTAGCTCTGGCATTTTGTAATGCTTCTACACTCTCAGATTCAAATTTTTCCTTTTCAAGTATGTCTAAAGCTTCAGAAAGTTCATACGCCTTTTTCCAATTTTGCAAATTAGCTTCAGAAGCAGCCCAATTTCTGTAGGCGTCTACTAAAACCTCTTTGTTACTAGAAGCCATTGCAAAATCAACGCTTTGCTGTAATTCTTGGGAAGCTCGTGTGTATTCACCTGATTTAACGAAAAATTTTCCTAATAATAGTTTTGAGCTTGCTGCATACGCATCTATACCAATGGTTTTCGATAATTTTTCTGATTCATAAACAAATGGAGCTGCTTGGCTTATTTTATCCAACTGTATATATGATTCAGCTATATTAAAATTTGTAATAAAGAGGCCGTGTATATCAGTATCATCAGTTAATTGTAAGGCAGCCTTATACTTAGCTATTGCCTCTTCAAACCTTCCTACTAACGCACTAATATTTGCCAAATCAATATTAGCGGTAATTAAAGTCTTATATCTTCTTGCAATAGGAAATTTGGTGTCTTGAAATGATTCAGCCTTTTCCAAAGATTCTTCGAATACTTCTATTGCTTGTAATGTATCGCCAATTTGGAATAAGGCGTTTCCTAAGTTACTGGAAATACCTACATAATAATTGTAAAATCTTGGCGTATCACTTAAAGCTCTTCCTTTTTGACTTAAAGAAATGGTATTAACAAAATCCTGAGACCCATACTTCTGACGAATCTCTCCTAAAATTTCCCGCAATTGCTGCTCCTTTTTCAGTTCCTCTGGAGAATATTCACTTTGAGATTCTCCTTGAGCCTTAATCCCAAAAGGTAAGCATAGGCAAATCAACAAGAAAAACATCCTTAGGACGAGTAGATTGAAACGTGATTTGATTGTAAACAAGGATTGGATGGTTTTCAGTTATTGCCAAAAATGAAAATACAACTTTCCTAGATTTTGGTAGCTTGTAAACTACAATTAACAACTTTTTAAAGTTAAACATTATGACTTTACTCTTAGAAATCATGATTAAATAGAAAATCAGTCAAAATAATTGAATAAATCAATTATTAATTGAATCCAAAATTCGATGAATGCACCTTTCGAGATTCAAAAGATCTTTTAATTTCATCAAAAAGATACCGTTAATCGAATTTATGCCCAAAGCATCTTAATTAACCTTATTATTGTAGGTGATGGAAACCATTGATCACCATTATCTTATAAGATTTCTTTATGTTGAAAATTACTTTTCTGTTGCTATTCGCTGCAACTATCGCGACCGCGCAAGATCTGACTTTAACCAGTACCAGTAGTTTATCGATTAACGATGGTGGATCGTTATATATCAATGGTGCGGAATTAGATCCTTCTGTGAATTATGATTTGGTAGGACCCAATGAGGTGACTACAACTAAAACAGCATTGACCAGTCCCAGAAGTATTAATAAAGTTATAGAGTGGTCTAGCCCAGTTGAAGATTACCAAGGCATGATATATTTTCATTACGGCAATCAGGATCTCAACCAGCTGGAAGAGTCATCCTTAGGATTGATCATAAGAGATGTCAATTCAGAATGGATCGGCCTAGACAGTAATTTAGATCAAGGTAGCCGCACAATAGGTTTTGGTTTTTCTAGCCCAACTAACATATCTGGAATTTCTGTAAGTGAAAAACAAACAGCAAGTAGTAATAGTTTTGATTCAGCACAACTACAATTGTATCCAAACCCAACAACTTCTACTTTAACTCTTGAATATAATAGTGAAGTTGAGACAGAAATCTACAACCTTCAAGGAAGCTCTTTATTCAAAACCTCTGAGAAAAAAATTGACTTTTCAAACTTAAGTTCAGGCGTTTATTTGATCAAAATCACAGATCAACAAACACAAGACTCAATCTATAAAAAAATCATTAAAAAGTAGTTAGAGAACTCTATATCATCAAGATATTGATTCTGTTGCAAAAACTTAGTTTTACGTGATCACCTGTGATTTAGATTGACATCTGAATCATTATTCCTGCCCTATCGTTGCGATGATTTTCAGTTATATCGCTTTCGCGAAAGCGATAACATCAAATTTCCCGGAGCAAATTATTGACCGCTAAGCCCTT includes these proteins:
- a CDS encoding YkgJ family cysteine cluster protein; the encoded protein is MISPEDLPSLAAQRKKENVAFFKKLKRKAPKNLDSITQELHDEAFEEIDCLTCANCCKTTGPLFTQNDINRIAKHFKMKPAAFIDTYLRIDEDQDYVLQTVPCPFLGADNYCGIYEVRPKACSEYPHTDRRKLTQIASLTIANTFICPAAFQVVERMKELIKS
- a CDS encoding TlpA disulfide reductase family protein produces the protein MKKITLLLLIAIAAVSCTTREPSITEVVQRDYLTQLIDQPATDKVQVINFWATWCLPCVEELPAFVAIDDNEKVEVILISLDDVENVEELVNPFLQENNITATVKLLDDPYAAEWIPMVDQHWDGAIPATLIQKGSKKMFYNTSFTATELEEEVNKFL
- a CDS encoding thioredoxin family protein, whose protein sequence is MKTLKILTVVCLIALSAAILFGVMDYTSSDQLYADNPEKDRDTEVVDEDPNYEIDQVEELAGYQIGDVATDFKLKNIDGTYKSLSDYPKAQGFIVIFTCNHCPYSKAYEDRIIAIDKEYKKKGYPVIAINPNNPELYPEDSFENMKKRAREKGFTFPYLFDEKQDIYPQYGATKTPHVFLLKKESDKNVVRYIGAIDDNHKDASAVKNHFLRDALDALLNNREIEPKTTVAIGCSIKK
- a CDS encoding MBL fold metallo-hydrolase, whose protein sequence is MVLEQYYTKCLAQGTYYISSGNEAAVIDPLREVQQYIDRASEDNATIKYIFLTHFHADFVSGHVDLAQKTGATIVIGPNAETSYAFAKARHHQSFSIGNVSITLLHTPGHTMESSCYLLKDNTGKAKALFTGDTLFIGDVGRPDLAVKSDLTKEDLARLLYDSLRNVIMPLPDHVIVYPAHGAGSACGKNMSSETSDSLGNQKATNYALAADLSKEDFVKEVTQGIAPPPAYFPMNVQMNRGVNSSIDEVLRRGLTAIKPKAFKSLAEDEAYLVLDVRSPQEFTAGHIEGSWFIGLDGQFAPWVGSLIQDIDQKIVLVAPDGREEEAVTRLARVGYDNVNGFLQGGFEAWREAGFKVETIENISAADFVRKLEQGQVQQVLDVRKPVEYQKSHLKNVPLYTLDEAHDNIKKLKADTTYHVHCAGGYRSVIYASMAQSQGLKNMINVEGGYGAIKNIAGAPVETQAL
- a CDS encoding rhodanese-like domain-containing protein; translation: MKNLSNQEWKELTEKDDNKVILDVRTDEEVAEGIIPGAQQLDLYQPQEFMNGIQEMDASKNYYVYCRAGSRSVQACQIMKQAGLDNLYNLTGGYSNWDGDTVIPE
- the kdsA gene encoding 3-deoxy-8-phosphooctulonate synthase; translation: MNLSKIPQLQHLDANNFFLLSGPCAIESEEMALRIAEKVVEITAKLEIPYVFKGSFKKANRSRIDSFTGIGDEKALKILRKVSETFNVPTVTDIHEVSDAAMAAEYVDVLQIPAFLVRQTDLVVAAAETGKVVNLKKGQFMSPESMKHAAMKVTDSGNEQVMITDRGTMFGYQDMIVDFRGIPTMRQYAPTVLDVTHSLQQPNQSSGVTGGRPDMIETIARAGIVNQVDGLFIETHFDPANAKSDGANMLDLKYLEGLLTRLVSIRKTINSFE
- a CDS encoding tetratricopeptide repeat-containing hybrid sensor histidine kinase/response regulator; translated protein: MFTIKSRFNLLVLRMFFLLICLCLPFGIKAQGESQSEYSPEELKKEQQLREILGEIRQKYGSQDFVNTISLSQKGRALSDTPRFYNYYVGISSNLGNALFQIGDTLQAIEVFEESLEKAESFQDTKFPIARRYKTLITANIDLANISALVGRFEEAIAKYKAALQLTDDTDIHGLFITNFNIAESYIQLDKISQAAPFVYESEKLSKTIGIDAYAASSKLLLGKFFVKSGEYTRASQELQQSVDFAMASSNKEVLVDAYRNWAASEANLQNWKKAYELSEALDILEKEKFESESVEALQNARAKFNVDEVERRMQAEMEAEQLKAENIRAKALQENTVLWSSIALFIAIILIIALFIGFNRRKKLNKELVVKNTIYLKEKEKSDQLLVARNALFSRISHELRTPMYGIVGISNMLIDDKDIKGENKKNVQSLKYSADYLLSLINNVLEMNKLNRSSNLTLAQENFDIRELSHHAVESAKFIMPHHTNTFKIKITQDVKQVYNGDAVKLMQVLINVLGNSNKFTKNGVVTLNISKVRSEEHFDLLEFSIKDTGKGIEKRKLKDLFDENKFINHNEENEGTGLGLPISNKILELQDSQLSVQSERGNGTEVKFELRLQRVDVIKEKKTEKNISRSKTLNGLKVLIVEDNKINQLVTKKIIKGLNGDYDLADSGAMAIEKARENEYDLILMDINMPPGMDGFEATIKIREFRPEVPIIALTAVEQIEIEERMKNSSMNDYLIKPFKSEDFLSKIFKNIK
- a CDS encoding T9SS type A sorting domain-containing protein gives rise to the protein MLKITFLLLFAATIATAQDLTLTSTSSLSINDGGSLYINGAELDPSVNYDLVGPNEVTTTKTALTSPRSINKVIEWSSPVEDYQGMIYFHYGNQDLNQLEESSLGLIIRDVNSEWIGLDSNLDQGSRTIGFGFSSPTNISGISVSEKQTASSNSFDSAQLQLYPNPTTSTLTLEYNSEVETEIYNLQGSSLFKTSEKKIDFSNLSSGVYLIKITDQQTQDSIYKKIIKK